The region TACCCAATTAGGTTTGTCACCTTCTTTCTCAAATAACAAGCATGGAAACAGTACAAATGATTAGTCGCCTGACAATCACAAATCCAGGTATTTCTTTCATGAAATCATACTCCCAGCAAGAAGTTAGAAAACAGCAGTTTTTCAACTTGCTAACTTTACTAGCCATTCTCGCAGCATGCCTTGGCACGAATGACATGTCCTCAATGGTAGCTTATAGGGAAGCTATCCTCACCATCTCGCTTCTAAGAGTCGGCCAGTCTTTCTCCCACTGACATGTCATAGTAGATGACAAATGCAATCTTTCTGCTGCAGTACAAGAATGTTTATTCTTTCTCTTAGAGCGCTCGGAAGCAAATCATTCTATGACATTCTTTTTCTATTGCTATAATATAccctgtgtgtgtgtatctatatatatatatattctactgCATTTTTACTGGGGATTCACGTGCTCAAGAGCTCTAATAGAATAATCGCCACTGGCTAGGATTATCTCACTCTTGCATGTATGTAGGAGAGAGAAAACCCTAGAAATTAATAAGAATTGTTTTCTGATAAGGATCATTTCAGTTTTAATACAGTACTACATATGATTGGGAACATACAATTAATacgattttaaagaaattagaaagaAAGAGTAGAAAAGGGCATAATAATGAGCATGTAAACTGAATAGTTTTCTTGATTCCCTGGTGTTGCATtgtgaatatttatatttctgtaaTGGGTACATTTGTAAGTCAGAATAATTTTACTCCAATGATAAGCTGATGGGCGAGAATTTAATTAGCAAATTTGAATTTTGCCTGGAATCCTTTCTTTCATGAACTATATATTGCATTCTACAAAtctatgatataggcctatcagatttacccttcttattcttctttgttTCCAATGGCATCAGACTAGTGGCATTTAAACCATTCTCCTTTGAGCACCTCAATACATTGCTGTTATATCTCTGTTTACATTATTCAGTGCAGTGCATTGACTGAGGTGTTCAAATCCATTATGGAGTTTGGTAGTCCACATGAGGCACAGTTGTCAGCATCTAAAATTCTGAATCTATGTAAGTGCTGTGCTAGAGAGTCATGCCCGTCGAAAAGCTGCTATTGcttcttttcttgttttcctttctgattttcgattttataacatttctacatttttccaaattttattcTGTGCTATTTCAGTTTGTTGCCATTTTCTTTTCTGATCTGTTGTTTTGACTACTGTTTTTAGTGAGATGAAATTAAATGTACATTGTTTTATTAGAGGTGATAAGAATATTATCTCCATTAAAAATGCATCTTACTCGGCCAGATGTTTGAATCTAGAAACCTAGACACTAATGTCAACCATGGTAAAACAGGACTAAATGTTGACATAATTGAATCTCTTTTTTCTCAAAGGACATTAGTCAATTGACGTCggttcgagaaaaaaaaaaagttaaaaaaaataattattgtacttttttctgtttcttaataatgtacatgatattttgagaagaatttgtaatgtattaatgatttaattttttattaattttcttaatttttatatgatataaattagtgactgatgccctttcaaaacaaatgGATTCAATATCCAATTTTGTTGTGTCTAGAAGAGGTAATACTTTGACTTTCTCCTTTACTGATGGGAATACAGGAATTCACAATGTTCCAAGGGTTCGGTGCACCTTTGTTATGTCGTGCACACCTATATTTATCAGTACTAATGGAAAAAGTCCCAAGTCTTAGGCCTATCTCCACCATTGCTTTTTCTGTCATCAAGAATAATACATTCTaatgagtctttttttttttaacagaataatgaatgaaattgGTGTTACCACTTCTCCAATGGAAACAGAATTAGAGATTCAATACAATTACTTCCTGCTAATGGGACGGAAGCCATCAGAAGTTTCGTGATTATGATGGAATAAAGTTATGTTGTGTGACCTCAGACTCGATgttttacttgagatatatttgtacattaaatataatacattcgATTTAAATTACAGCCCATAAAATAATTACAGATgattttatctttttaaattgtatAGAGTCACTTAAGTATGTACATTAATTTCagtttatgttgttataaacattgtatataattattaacaaatatttcttacaatgaattaatatataaattcatAGACACTACAACactttataaaaaattaaataattatatatcataGACACACGAATTTGTATGACCTTTTCATATTAATACAAtgatttcaattaaaattactgtGTGCTACAATGTAAACTGTTGCTATCCAGTTTTTGCATGGTGCAATTCATCCATACATGAGCTGACTTCTTTGAGGACTTCACTATTTTTGTGTTGTTTAGCATTTTTCCATGCTGCTTCATAAGATTGCTTGGCTTCCTCTACCATTCCCTTTTTCATATAGACTGTTCCAAGGTTCAGCAAAACCGAACTGAAGTCTTTCATATCTGGAAGTTTGTTTCCGATGGCAATGGCTTGTTTCAAGAAAGACACTGCTTTATCTAAGTCATTCTGAATGAAACAAATTGTTCCAAGATCATTTAACAATACAACAATTTCCTCGTTTTCTTCCCCATTTATTTCCACACATAAGTCATAAGCCttctgaaaacaaataaatgcttcTGGTAGACGAGCTGCATCTACCAAAAACCTTGCATAGCCATCCAAGGCCATTGCCCATAGTAACACTGTATCTTCATCTTTTTTTCCACTTTCAACGCTAGCTTGGAGATGGTTCTTACAAAATTTGAAACCCTCTTCTGCTTTTCTGCAAATAGAAGAAAGTAACAGAATAGTAAGTTTGAGTTTTGATGTCTTTAACACAGTTACGCTTCAGAATTTTAATTAGAAGTACACATGAGAAAGATGGTTCAGTTAATGAGCAAGTGAATTAATTTAGACTGTGAAATATCATATGATGAAAAAGAGACGTAAAAAATACCAATATTCGTAAAGATTTCAAgcattttaaattctgtatttAAATCCTTCTCAGTACAAAAATATACTCTTATTTAAGATCTGCAAAACATTAGAAGATACGATTTTGACAACAGCAATGATAAGGTACCGGTATCACAAGAATCACTCGATATTCAGTTGTGAACTATAAATAGAATTTAGATAATTCCAGAattaaaaatgcaacaaattttTATTCTAATGATTGACTTGGAAATATGTCGAGAGCTTAGAGAATGATAAAATTCCAAAACATTTAACATAAATGGCAAAGGATAAGACAAGTTTCAACGTGAAACATAAAAATTCTTTTTAATCAGCATTGGTcgttatatgatttttttttctgtttttctaaaGAGTGTATTTAATTGGTTTATCATAACAGATAGAGGTTCCCTCCTTCTTCTAGCTGGGTTTCTGACCTTTATCAATATGCTAAATTGCTTTTGAATCGTGAAAATCCCATTACTTTGATTACAAATAGGGCTTATTTACAGCAGCATGTCAGGTATGAAACTTTCTCTCAATCAGCGACCATTGCCATTAGTATTAGATTATTGAGTAAAATTTCAAGTTGTCGTGAGTGATATTTTCACTATAAGCCGAGGAAGATTTTTTGTTCAGTTAACACTTCAAGGTCTACAAAATCCTGGTAAGTTTCATatgtattcattgatttatttatttcatgtatacTGTTTATTACTAGCTTTAATGttgattttattactaatattgctactgatattattatttcgtGAATTTGTGAATaatataatgaacaaaaaatgaTCAATTCTATATTTTCTTATTCATAGGAATAAATGCATGACATCAAGAATGCCATACCTTGGAAGTTTATCACACAATAGCAATCAAAGTTAGATGATCGAAAGTTGTAAAAGTGATACAGTGTATTTAGCAATCACTCAGGTATCTACACAGATACCTAACATCTATTCATGACTATGTGGAACAGGAAAAACTTCTATGTTATTTTGTGAAAGGAATTAAGTGCCAGAAAGTAAAACCACGTGTTTAGTAGGTACTCTACACTTTTTGTAGTACGTAACAGTAAAAGACAAATAATGCCTTTGGTCAACCATTTCTGTAAAATTACAGCAGCATCTTCGAAACCACTGACTGATAGGTATAAAACACTTTTGCCATCAATTTGCATCAAATCAGAACTGACCGTGAGTATCCACACTAAAGTTAATGAACTTGTTGGGAAACAATGCTAGTGAAACAATTGAGGCATTGCGAATATTAGGCGTGAACTCACAAACAAGATTCTTTGTCTTATCTGCAGCACCTCAATTTTGTAAAAGTTGTGGAAGATACGCAAAATCTGAGTGCACATTTAAACTCTGTGCAACAAAAAGGTACTAGTAATACATTTCGTGTaagaagactttttttttaagattaaatttattgtttagtGTTAAGGAGAGATTATGGAAAGGGAAATAATAAACTCCCAAAAAGTCTTTCACATTGCCATTTTTGTCCAGCAGGCAAATTCTGAAAGGACTCTTCTAGATGTGAGTCTGGTCTTTGTATTGAAAAGCTGATGCTCAGTTGTTGGATAAAAGTGCGCCAATATGTCCAGCATGGAgggaatgtaatatatatatataaagcaaataatagattaTAATATGAAAGTGAGTTATTTGTAAGGAGAAGTCTTCATACTGTGTCCCAGTCTCGTTTCTTCCAAAGAggtgaagaagaaaaagtaaCCTATCCTTAACTAATCAAGAGAACTTCTTTCACGACTCTTATTAAACGTAAGTTATGTTAATTTTATCATTCACCTCAAATGCTCAGCaatacctctttttttttttttttttttttctctcaagtCTTGTCAATGAATGTAGCTGCTCAGAATTAAGTCATGGTCATGGGTTGGAGAATATTTTCATAACGTTTCAgaaactgtatatatatatacctaaaaTCTTTTTGGATCTTGTAAATATTTGCCAACTTAAGACTTAATGTTTCAAAAACTGTGTATATGTACCTGAAATCTTTTTGGATCTTGTAAATATTTGCCAACTTGAGACTTATGTGAATAACTTTGTTATCTGTAGTGGATACTCCTGTAGACAACAAACGTTGAATTACACTCACAAACAGTTTTTCAGCTTTTTGATATTCTTCTTGATCATAAGCCAGATTTGCCAGCATATCATAGATGAAAGTAATGCCATCGTAATTTTGTTGCTCTTGAGCCAACTTTAAAGCAAG is a window of Periplaneta americana isolate PAMFEO1 chromosome 12, P.americana_PAMFEO1_priV1, whole genome shotgun sequence DNA encoding:
- the LOC138710528 gene encoding tetratricopeptide repeat protein 19 homolog, mitochondrial-like isoform X3 — encoded protein: MFHLALKLAQEQQNYDGITFIYDMLANLAYDQEEYQKAEKLFVSVIQRLLSTGVSTTDNKVIHISLKLANIYKIQKDFRKAEEGFKFCKNHLQASVESGKKDEDTVLLWAMALDGYARFLVDAARLPEAFICFQKAYDLCVEINGEENEEIVVLLNDLGTICFIQNDLDKAVSFLKQAIAIGNKLPDMKDFSSVLLNLGTVYMKKGMVEEAKQSYEAAWKNAKQHKNSEVLKEVSSCMDELHHAKTG
- the LOC138710528 gene encoding tetratricopeptide repeat protein 19 homolog, mitochondrial-like isoform X2 — protein: MSIFARHFGERVFKIKEEFKKAEQMFHLALKLAQEQQNYDGITFIYDMLANLAYDQEEYQKAEKLFVSVIQRLLSTGVSTTDNKVIHISLKLANIYKIQKDFRKAEEGFKFCKNHLQASVESGKKDEDTVLLWAMALDGYARFLVDAARLPEAFICFQKAYDLCVEINGEENEEIVVLLNDLGTICFIQNDLDKAVSFLKQAIAIGNKLPDMKDFSSVLLNLGTVYMKKGMVEEAKQSYEAAWKNAKQHKNSEVLKEVSSCMDELHHAKTG
- the LOC138710528 gene encoding tetratricopeptide repeat protein 19 homolog, mitochondrial-like isoform X1 yields the protein MLATLIADDKLRLLNMSIFARHFGERVFKIVRIFGNDLRKYTPFSEINAVNRNNVTTLNLRYNPLRNYQSSITSYKVTHSEQNDFFLKSSSLFLSAGILSFFGLEKDDEKESELITTIKRGVLLTQKEEFKKAEQMFHLALKLAQEQQNYDGITFIYDMLANLAYDQEEYQKAEKLFVSVIQRLLSTGVSTTDNKVIHISLKLANIYKIQKDFRKAEEGFKFCKNHLQASVESGKKDEDTVLLWAMALDGYARFLVDAARLPEAFICFQKAYDLCVEINGEENEEIVVLLNDLGTICFIQNDLDKAVSFLKQAIAIGNKLPDMKDFSSVLLNLGTVYMKKGMVEEAKQSYEAAWKNAKQHKNSEVLKEVSSCMDELHHAKTG